From the genome of Hymenobacter cellulosilyticus, one region includes:
- the recJ gene encoding single-stranded-DNA-specific exonuclease RecJ, with product MEKRWIRKPAPEPTKVRHLADALRVNEAIIALLCQRGVCSYDEAYEYFRPSLDHLPDPLLMRDMDRAVDRLLTALHEGQKVLVFGDYDVDGTTSVAVVYSHLRTLFGPERVDYYIPDRYKEGYGISDAGIDYAVDHNFSLIIALDCGVKAVDRIDYANERGIDFIICDHHLPGTELPKAVAVLDPKRADCEYPFKELSGCGVGFKLMQALTQHLGQDQTPLYELLDMLAISIAADIVPITGENRILAYHGLRLLNDRVRGQRPGVAALRELAGLRDGELTISSLVFGFAPRINAAGRMGDAKRSVAMLLAETKEEAVEKTGVVDKTNIERRGFDTSITKEALSMIEDDLSLRNAHSTVLYKEDWHKGVIGIVASRCLDKYYRPTIILTQSNGKATGSARSVVGFDVHQAISECADLLDQYGGHMYAAGLTLPVENVPKFRERFEQIVAGRILPEQMIPPVEIDSVLKLEDITDSFYKLLHQMEPFGPGNPNPVFESEYVYATPDSARIVGNSHLKLTLTQDGRHTVDAIGFGLGEYHERIMDGNPFNVCYTVEINEYRGQRTLQLRVKDIRWVE from the coding sequence ATGGAAAAACGATGGATCCGCAAGCCTGCGCCTGAGCCTACGAAGGTCAGGCACCTGGCCGACGCCCTGCGCGTGAATGAGGCCATCATCGCGCTGCTCTGCCAGCGCGGGGTGTGTTCTTACGATGAAGCCTACGAATATTTCCGCCCCAGCCTCGACCACCTGCCCGATCCGCTGCTCATGCGCGACATGGACCGGGCCGTCGACCGGCTGCTGACGGCGCTGCACGAAGGCCAGAAAGTGCTGGTTTTCGGCGACTACGATGTGGACGGCACCACGTCCGTGGCGGTGGTGTATTCCCACCTACGTACCCTTTTCGGCCCCGAGCGGGTGGATTACTACATTCCGGACCGCTACAAGGAAGGCTACGGCATTTCCGATGCCGGTATTGATTACGCCGTCGACCATAACTTCAGCCTCATCATTGCCCTCGACTGCGGGGTGAAGGCCGTGGATCGCATTGATTACGCCAACGAGCGGGGCATCGACTTTATCATCTGCGACCACCACTTGCCCGGCACCGAGCTGCCCAAGGCCGTGGCCGTGCTCGACCCTAAGCGCGCCGACTGCGAGTATCCGTTCAAGGAGCTTTCGGGCTGTGGCGTGGGCTTTAAGCTGATGCAGGCCCTGACGCAGCACCTGGGCCAGGACCAGACGCCACTCTACGAACTGCTCGACATGCTGGCCATCAGCATAGCCGCTGATATTGTGCCCATCACGGGGGAAAATCGGATTCTGGCCTACCACGGCCTGCGCCTGCTCAACGACCGGGTGCGCGGGCAGCGGCCCGGCGTGGCAGCGTTGAGGGAGCTGGCCGGTCTGCGCGACGGAGAATTGACTATCAGCAGTCTGGTATTTGGGTTTGCGCCTCGCATTAACGCCGCGGGCCGCATGGGCGACGCCAAACGCTCAGTAGCCATGCTGCTGGCCGAAACCAAAGAGGAAGCTGTGGAGAAAACCGGCGTGGTGGATAAAACCAACATTGAGCGCCGCGGCTTCGACACCAGCATTACCAAGGAAGCCCTGAGCATGATTGAGGACGACTTGTCCTTGCGCAATGCTCACTCCACGGTGCTTTACAAGGAAGACTGGCACAAGGGCGTCATCGGTATCGTGGCCTCGCGCTGCCTCGATAAGTACTACCGGCCCACCATTATTCTGACCCAGAGCAACGGCAAAGCTACCGGTTCGGCCCGCTCCGTAGTTGGCTTCGATGTACACCAGGCTATTAGTGAGTGCGCCGACCTGCTGGACCAGTACGGCGGCCACATGTACGCCGCCGGCCTCACGCTGCCGGTCGAGAACGTACCTAAGTTCCGGGAGCGGTTCGAGCAGATTGTGGCCGGCCGTATTTTGCCCGAGCAAATGATTCCGCCGGTAGAAATCGACAGCGTGCTGAAGCTGGAGGACATCACCGACAGCTTCTACAAGCTGCTGCACCAGATGGAGCCTTTCGGCCCGGGCAATCCCAACCCAGTGTTTGAGTCGGAGTACGTGTACGCCACGCCCGACTCGGCCCGTATCGTGGGCAACTCCCATCTGAAGCTAACCCTGACCCAGGACGGCCGCCACACCGTGGACGCCATCGGCTTCGGCCTGGGCGAGTACCACGAGCGGATCATGGACGGCAACCCGTTCAATGTGTGCTACACCGTGGAAATCAACGAGTACCGTGGGCAGCGCACTTTGCAGCTGCGGGTCAAGGATATCCGCTGGGTGGAGTAA
- a CDS encoding DoxX family protein: MPRLKAISLYTLAVLFIGAGVLHFVKPEVYMRIMPPYLPWHRGLVLLSGAAEVLLGLLLLPRFTRRWAAWGLIGLLVAVFPANVYMAQSSGTSLGVASWLAWARLPLQALLIWWVWGHARRQK; this comes from the coding sequence ATGCCCCGTCTCAAAGCCATTAGCCTCTACACGCTAGCCGTGCTGTTCATCGGGGCCGGCGTCCTGCACTTCGTCAAGCCCGAGGTGTATATGCGCATCATGCCGCCGTACTTGCCCTGGCACCGTGGCCTGGTGCTGCTCAGCGGCGCGGCCGAAGTGCTGTTAGGACTCTTGCTGCTGCCCCGCTTCACCCGCCGCTGGGCCGCCTGGGGCCTGATTGGGCTGCTGGTAGCCGTGTTTCCGGCCAACGTGTATATGGCCCAGTCCAGCGGGACCAGCCTGGGTGTAGCTTCCTGGCTGGCTTGGGCCCGCCTGCCGCTGCAAGCCTTACTTATCTGGTGGGTATGGGGCCATGCCCGACGCCAAAAATAA
- a CDS encoding M61 family metallopeptidase yields the protein MKLFSLALGLTLAAAMPAVAQQPAGYQIDLDLEHATNDQVRVVIKTPPVKEAQATYVMPSVVPGSYSRKDYGRFVQNFLAFDRKGQKLKVRKEGSNLFIIDKAPNLARIEYSVDDTWDAKQDEGFIFQPGGTNFEAGQNFVLNHYGLYGYLEGYKMQPYQVTVAKPATLYGATSLTARRNSATQDVFTAASYVELADSPILYSRPDTASFSTGGARIAVSVVSETGTVKAEQVREIMRPMAEALTKFFGQMPVPKYHFLMYFPSFSSPLASKNGGYGAMEHSYSSVYFLPEVPGEDRLRSMVQEVASHEFLHMLAPLNIHSREIGEFDFRNPKMSQHLWLYEGVTEYIAQLVQVRGGLSTPAEFRQTMKQKIDKAAKHPDVSFTEMSRNILEAPYKDMYDNVYDKGALLGLLLDIRIQELSQGRQSLRDVLLALRQKYGPTRSFEDAQLIPEVVALTNPALQQFFDQYVIGNQPLPYAEYFDKIGWRFQATAQSTVKAFGQLGFSYDTEKKQFIAASTKADQNAFGLKEGDVILAVNGTTVDMSNAEKLLRPLVEPTTGDVVKVRFRSAGSSAPQERQAAPREFDVQIKNALEEVATPTPAQLQLRNQVLKPLG from the coding sequence ATGAAACTGTTTTCCCTCGCCCTTGGGCTTACTCTGGCCGCGGCCATGCCAGCCGTAGCGCAGCAGCCCGCCGGCTACCAGATTGACCTCGACCTGGAACACGCCACCAACGACCAGGTGCGGGTGGTTATCAAAACGCCGCCTGTAAAAGAGGCCCAGGCTACTTACGTCATGCCCTCGGTGGTACCCGGCTCGTACTCGCGCAAAGACTATGGCCGATTTGTGCAGAACTTCCTGGCCTTCGACCGCAAAGGCCAGAAGCTCAAGGTGCGAAAGGAGGGAAGCAACCTGTTCATTATCGACAAAGCCCCAAATCTGGCCCGCATCGAGTATTCGGTGGACGATACCTGGGACGCCAAGCAGGATGAGGGCTTTATCTTCCAGCCGGGCGGTACCAACTTCGAGGCTGGCCAGAACTTCGTGCTCAACCACTACGGCCTCTACGGCTACCTAGAAGGCTACAAGATGCAGCCCTACCAAGTAACAGTGGCCAAGCCTGCTACCCTGTACGGGGCCACTTCCCTAACGGCCCGCCGCAACAGTGCCACCCAGGACGTATTTACGGCCGCCAGCTATGTGGAGCTGGCCGATTCGCCCATTCTCTACAGCCGCCCCGACACGGCCAGCTTCAGCACCGGCGGAGCTCGTATTGCGGTGTCGGTGGTGTCGGAAACCGGAACGGTGAAAGCCGAGCAGGTGCGCGAGATTATGCGGCCCATGGCCGAGGCCCTGACTAAGTTCTTCGGTCAGATGCCTGTGCCCAAGTATCATTTTCTGATGTATTTCCCGAGCTTCTCCTCGCCGCTGGCCAGCAAAAACGGCGGCTACGGCGCCATGGAGCATTCCTACTCGTCGGTGTATTTTCTGCCCGAAGTGCCCGGCGAAGACCGGCTGCGCAGCATGGTGCAGGAAGTGGCCTCCCACGAGTTTCTGCACATGCTGGCCCCACTCAACATTCATAGTCGCGAAATCGGGGAGTTCGACTTCCGCAACCCCAAGATGTCGCAGCACCTGTGGCTCTACGAGGGCGTCACTGAGTACATTGCCCAGCTGGTGCAGGTGCGCGGCGGCCTGAGCACACCCGCCGAGTTTCGGCAGACCATGAAGCAGAAGATTGACAAGGCGGCCAAGCATCCTGACGTGTCGTTCACCGAGATGAGCCGCAACATTTTGGAAGCGCCCTACAAGGACATGTACGACAACGTGTACGACAAGGGCGCCCTGCTGGGCCTGCTGCTCGATATCCGCATTCAGGAGCTCAGCCAGGGCCGCCAGAGCCTGCGCGACGTGCTGCTGGCCCTGCGCCAGAAATACGGCCCCACGCGCTCCTTCGAGGACGCCCAGCTGATTCCGGAAGTCGTGGCCCTGACTAACCCGGCCCTGCAACAGTTTTTTGACCAGTATGTCATCGGCAACCAGCCCTTGCCCTACGCCGAGTACTTCGATAAAATCGGCTGGCGGTTCCAGGCCACCGCGCAATCCACGGTAAAGGCCTTCGGGCAGCTGGGCTTCAGCTACGACACCGAGAAAAAGCAGTTTATAGCCGCCAGCACCAAGGCCGACCAGAATGCTTTCGGCCTGAAGGAGGGCGACGTAATTCTGGCTGTGAATGGCACCACCGTGGACATGAGCAACGCCGAAAAGCTGCTGCGCCCCCTCGTCGAGCCTACTACCGGCGATGTGGTGAAAGTGCGGTTCCGTTCGGCCGGCTCGTCGGCGCCCCAGGAGCGGCAGGCGGCACCCCGCGAGTTTGATGTCCAGATCAAGAACGCGCTGGAGGAAGTAGCCACGCCCACCCCGGCCCAGCTGCAACTGCGCAACCAGGTGCTCAAGCCCTTGGGCTAA
- a CDS encoding GH3 auxin-responsive promoter family protein — MIDSILTWTVQRRLASIEHFSQNPHEVQAQVLQDLLLKARTTEWGKRYGFADAPTAREFAQRVPVSSYEELYPAIERVLRGEPDVLWPGPVQWFAKSSGTTNARSKYIPVTRESLQECHYRAGRDMTALATALYPENRILAGKTLSLGGTHGPNPFRPDDESSRVGDVSAVIMQNLPAWAEFLRTPPLELALLDEWEEKIDRIARHVLGVNVAVLAGVPTWMIVLLRRVTELAGASNITEVWPNLSLFLHGAVAFGPYQELFRQLIPGPQMRYLEIYNASEGYIALQDQPNSEDLLLLLNHGIYYEFIPLEELEAEHPQALTLEQVELGKAYALVLSTNAGLWRYKIGDTVRFTSLAPYRIRITGRTKHFLNAFGEEVVIENADAAIAAACRATGTTVRDYTAAPIYFDASDASRGGHQWLIEFSQPPQDPARFTAVLDHTLRELNSDYDAKRHRDLALSPPVLTIATAGAFTRWLARKGKLGGQHKVPRLSNSREILEAVLLEL; from the coding sequence ATGATTGATTCTATACTGACGTGGACCGTACAGCGGCGCCTGGCCAGCATCGAGCATTTTAGCCAGAACCCGCACGAGGTGCAAGCCCAGGTGCTGCAAGACCTGCTGCTGAAAGCCCGTACCACGGAATGGGGAAAGCGCTACGGCTTTGCCGATGCGCCTACCGCCCGGGAGTTTGCCCAGCGGGTGCCCGTCAGCAGCTACGAGGAGTTGTACCCGGCCATCGAGCGGGTGCTGCGCGGGGAGCCCGACGTGCTCTGGCCCGGGCCGGTGCAATGGTTTGCCAAGTCCAGCGGCACCACCAACGCCCGCAGCAAGTACATTCCCGTCACCCGCGAGTCATTGCAGGAATGCCACTACCGCGCCGGCCGCGACATGACGGCCCTGGCTACCGCTTTGTACCCGGAAAACCGCATCCTGGCCGGCAAAACCCTCTCGCTAGGTGGCACCCACGGCCCCAACCCGTTCCGGCCCGATGACGAAAGCTCCCGCGTGGGCGACGTCTCGGCCGTGATTATGCAAAACCTGCCGGCCTGGGCCGAGTTTCTGCGCACTCCGCCGCTGGAGCTGGCTTTGCTCGACGAGTGGGAAGAGAAAATAGACCGGATTGCCCGTCATGTGCTCGGCGTCAACGTGGCCGTGTTGGCCGGGGTGCCCACCTGGATGATCGTGCTGCTGCGCCGCGTTACGGAGCTGGCCGGGGCCAGCAACATCACCGAAGTGTGGCCCAATCTGAGCTTGTTTTTGCACGGGGCGGTGGCCTTTGGGCCCTACCAGGAGCTGTTTCGCCAGCTCATTCCCGGCCCGCAAATGCGCTACCTGGAAATCTACAACGCCTCAGAAGGCTACATTGCCTTGCAGGACCAACCTAACTCTGAGGACCTGCTGCTGCTGCTCAACCACGGCATCTACTACGAGTTTATCCCGCTGGAGGAACTGGAAGCCGAGCACCCGCAGGCCCTGACTCTGGAGCAGGTAGAGCTGGGCAAGGCATATGCCCTGGTGCTTTCTACCAACGCCGGGCTCTGGCGCTATAAAATCGGAGACACGGTGCGCTTTACCAGCCTGGCACCCTACCGAATCCGCATTACGGGCCGTACCAAGCACTTTTTGAATGCCTTTGGCGAGGAAGTCGTCATTGAGAATGCTGATGCTGCCATTGCCGCCGCCTGCCGCGCCACCGGCACCACCGTGCGCGACTACACCGCGGCTCCCATCTATTTCGACGCCTCTGATGCCTCACGTGGCGGCCACCAGTGGCTTATTGAGTTCAGCCAGCCTCCCCAGGACCCAGCGCGTTTCACCGCCGTGCTCGACCATACCTTGCGGGAGCTCAACTCCGACTACGACGCCAAGCGCCACCGGGACCTGGCCCTTAGCCCTCCAGTATTAACCATTGCCACCGCCGGCGCCTTTACCCGTTGGCTGGCCCGCAAAGGCAAGCTCGGTGGCCAGCATAAAGTGCCACGGCTTAGCAATTCGCGTGAAATCCTGGAAGCTGTCCTGCTGGAATTGTAG
- a CDS encoding TIGR00266 family protein: MQSHDVDYRILGSDIQVLEIELDPNETVIAEAGAMVYMEEAIAFETKMGDGSEPDQGILGKLFSAGTRLVTGESLFMTHFTHRGGYGKSRVAFSAPYPGTIIPIDLGTMPNGLIVQKDGFLAAARGTKIGIHFNQRLGAGFFGGEGFILEKLTGDGKAFIHAGGTIIEKQLNNELLRVDTGCVVAFEPSVNFSIARAGGLKSMIFGGEGLLLATLQGTGRVWLQSMPVKKLIQALSPTGGNASKESGSVLGRLVGGVLDE; this comes from the coding sequence ATGCAGTCCCACGACGTAGATTACCGCATTCTGGGCTCCGATATTCAGGTTCTAGAAATAGAGTTGGACCCCAACGAAACCGTCATTGCTGAAGCCGGCGCCATGGTGTACATGGAAGAAGCCATTGCTTTCGAAACCAAGATGGGCGACGGCTCAGAGCCCGACCAAGGTATTCTGGGCAAGCTCTTCTCGGCGGGCACCCGCCTGGTTACCGGCGAGTCTCTGTTTATGACCCATTTCACCCACCGCGGGGGCTACGGCAAAAGCCGCGTAGCCTTTTCGGCTCCCTACCCTGGCACCATCATTCCCATCGACCTGGGCACCATGCCCAACGGCCTGATTGTGCAGAAGGACGGCTTTTTGGCCGCGGCCCGAGGCACGAAGATTGGCATCCATTTCAACCAACGCCTTGGAGCCGGCTTTTTCGGTGGGGAAGGCTTCATCCTGGAAAAGCTCACCGGCGACGGCAAAGCCTTTATTCACGCCGGCGGCACCATCATCGAAAAGCAACTCAACAACGAGCTGCTGCGCGTCGATACGGGGTGCGTTGTGGCGTTTGAACCCAGCGTCAATTTCAGCATCGCCCGCGCCGGCGGCCTAAAATCAATGATTTTTGGCGGTGAGGGGCTGTTGCTAGCTACGCTGCAAGGCACGGGCCGGGTATGGCTGCAGTCGATGCCGGTGAAGAAGCTGATCCAGGCCTTGTCGCCCACGGGCGGCAATGCCTCGAAAGAGAGTGGTAGCGTTCTAGGTCGATTGGTTGGCGGTGTGCTGGACGAGTAA
- the gltX gene encoding glutamate--tRNA ligase has protein sequence MEREVRVRFAPSPTGPLHIGGVRTALYNYLFARKMGGKMLLRIEDTDQNRFVPGAEQYIAESLKWCGIELDESPWSEPAGPHAPYRQSERKPMYMEYAMQLINSGHAYYAFDTPEELDAMRARLTAAKVPNPQYNSITRTQMRNSLTLPEDEVKQLLDSGSPYVIRLKVPRKEEVRFNDMIRGWVVVHSSSIDDKVLMKSDGMPTYHLANIVDDHLMEITHVIRGEEWLPSAPLHVLLYRYFGWESTMPQFAHLPLLLKPDGTGKLSKRDGDRLGFPVFPLEWHGTDAETGQPTVSSGYRESGYLPDAFINFLAFLGWNPGSQQEIFSMPELIEAFSIERVSKSPARFDQNKVRWYNEHYLRAKPDTELAQFLLTALEEHNIECSEEKAVQIVGAMKERVTFPQDFWREAQYFFLAPESYDEQVVSKKWNAPTAAALQAFAQELPAAQDTTPDGIKALLTQVLERQGVKIGQVLQALRVVVTGVAAGPDLMAIMSILGTLETAQRIEAAVARLADKISA, from the coding sequence ATGGAGAGAGAAGTACGGGTGCGCTTTGCGCCCAGCCCTACGGGACCGTTACATATCGGCGGCGTGCGCACGGCGCTGTATAACTATTTGTTTGCGCGTAAGATGGGCGGCAAAATGCTGCTGCGCATTGAAGATACCGACCAGAACCGCTTCGTGCCCGGAGCCGAGCAGTACATTGCCGAGTCCCTGAAATGGTGCGGCATTGAGCTCGACGAAAGCCCGTGGAGTGAGCCAGCCGGCCCGCACGCGCCTTACCGGCAGAGCGAGCGGAAGCCGATGTACATGGAGTATGCCATGCAGCTCATCAACAGCGGCCACGCCTACTATGCCTTCGATACGCCCGAGGAACTAGACGCCATGCGCGCCCGCCTGACGGCCGCCAAGGTGCCCAACCCCCAGTACAACAGCATTACGCGCACTCAGATGCGCAACTCTCTGACCCTGCCCGAAGACGAGGTGAAGCAGCTGCTGGACAGCGGCTCGCCTTACGTAATTCGCCTCAAGGTTCCGCGCAAGGAGGAAGTTCGCTTCAACGACATGATCCGCGGCTGGGTAGTTGTACACTCCAGCAGCATCGACGACAAGGTGTTGATGAAGTCGGATGGTATGCCGACCTATCATTTGGCCAACATCGTGGATGACCATTTGATGGAAATCACCCACGTAATCCGGGGCGAGGAGTGGTTGCCCTCGGCGCCGCTGCACGTGCTGCTGTACCGCTACTTTGGCTGGGAAAGCACCATGCCCCAGTTTGCCCACCTGCCCCTGCTGCTCAAGCCCGACGGTACCGGCAAGCTCAGCAAGCGCGACGGTGACCGGCTCGGCTTCCCCGTTTTCCCGCTGGAATGGCACGGCACCGATGCCGAAACCGGCCAGCCTACCGTGAGCAGCGGCTACCGCGAGAGTGGCTACCTGCCCGATGCCTTTATTAACTTCCTGGCCTTTCTGGGCTGGAACCCCGGCTCCCAGCAGGAGATTTTCTCCATGCCCGAGCTTATTGAGGCCTTTAGCATTGAGCGGGTAAGCAAGTCGCCGGCCCGCTTCGACCAGAACAAGGTGCGCTGGTACAACGAGCATTACCTGCGTGCCAAGCCTGATACCGAGCTGGCTCAGTTCCTGCTCACGGCCCTGGAAGAGCACAATATTGAGTGCTCCGAGGAGAAGGCCGTGCAGATTGTGGGCGCCATGAAGGAGCGCGTAACTTTCCCCCAGGACTTCTGGCGCGAAGCCCAGTATTTCTTCCTGGCCCCGGAAAGCTACGACGAACAGGTAGTCAGCAAAAAGTGGAACGCCCCGACGGCTGCCGCACTGCAGGCCTTTGCCCAGGAGCTACCCGCCGCCCAAGACACGACTCCCGACGGCATCAAGGCGCTGCTGACCCAGGTGCTGGAGCGCCAGGGCGTTAAAATCGGGCAGGTGCTGCAGGCCTTGCGCGTCGTGGTAACCGGCGTAGCCGCCGGCCCCGACCTGATGGCCATTATGAGCATTCTGGGCACCCTGGAGACTGCGCAGCGCATTGAAGCTGCTGTGGCCCGCCTGGCAGACAAAATCAGCGCCTAG
- a CDS encoding Rid family detoxifying hydrolase, with product MANTIIYSPDAPAPIGPYSQAIQAGNTVYVSGQIALDTASGQLVGNGDVAAETHQVMRNLQAVLAAAGMSLLDVVKCSIFVKDLGNFGLINEIYGSYFTAEYAQPARLWRLAACPKTFRLKFPA from the coding sequence ATGGCCAACACCATCATCTACTCGCCCGACGCTCCCGCTCCTATTGGTCCCTACAGTCAGGCCATTCAGGCCGGCAACACTGTGTACGTCTCAGGCCAGATTGCCCTCGATACCGCCTCGGGCCAGCTTGTGGGCAACGGTGATGTAGCCGCCGAAACTCATCAGGTAATGCGCAACCTACAGGCTGTTCTGGCCGCTGCGGGGATGAGCTTACTGGATGTTGTGAAGTGCAGCATTTTTGTAAAAGACCTCGGCAACTTCGGTCTGATCAACGAAATCTACGGCAGCTATTTCACGGCCGAGTATGCCCAGCCCGCGAGACTGTGGAGGTTAGCCGCCTGCCCAAAGACGTTCAGGTTGAAATTTCCTGCATAG
- the glmS gene encoding glutamine--fructose-6-phosphate transaminase (isomerizing), which produces MCGIVAYIGYREACPIILKGLRRLEYRGYDSAGVALLNGALNVYKKKGKVNDLEAFIAEKDTHAHIGMGHTRWATHGEPNDSNAHPHYSTSERIAIIHNGIIENYAALKTHLQKQGHVFHSDTDTEVFVNLIEEIQKQNHCSLEEAVRLALHEVVGAYAIVVLSKDDPNQLIAARKGSPLVIGVGKDEFFLASDATPIIEYTNEVVYVNDYEIAVIRDGKLDIRTKEDVQQTPYIQKLEMELDSIEKGGYEHFMLKEIFEQPRSILDSMRGRLELEAGHLNMGGIRAYERKFVNADRIIIVACGTSWHAGLVAEYLIEDLARIPVEVEYASEFRYRNPIITERDIVIAISQSGETADTLAAIELAKSKGATIFGICNVVGSSIARATDAGAYTHAGPEIGVASTKAFTAQVTVLTLLAMIVGHKRGTLTDSKMRELMVELSNIPAKVEQALKLNDEIEAIAEIFRDVPNFLYLGRGYNFPVALEGALKLKEISYIHAEGYPAAEMKHGPIALIDENMPVVVIATKDSSYEKVVSNIQEVKARKGRIIAVVTEGDTVIPAMAEFTIEVPATSEVLMPLVSVVPLQLLSYHIAVLRGCNVDQPRNLAKSVTVE; this is translated from the coding sequence ATGTGCGGAATTGTCGCTTACATCGGGTACCGTGAAGCTTGCCCTATTATTCTGAAAGGCCTGCGTCGCCTGGAGTACCGTGGTTACGACTCGGCAGGGGTAGCACTGCTGAACGGAGCACTGAATGTATACAAGAAGAAAGGCAAGGTTAATGACCTGGAAGCCTTTATCGCCGAAAAAGATACCCACGCGCATATTGGCATGGGCCATACACGCTGGGCAACCCACGGCGAACCTAATGACTCCAACGCCCACCCGCACTACTCAACTTCCGAGCGAATTGCCATTATCCACAATGGCATTATCGAAAACTACGCGGCACTGAAAACTCACCTGCAGAAGCAGGGTCACGTGTTTCACTCCGATACGGATACGGAGGTCTTCGTCAATCTGATTGAGGAAATTCAGAAGCAGAACCACTGCTCGCTGGAAGAAGCCGTTCGCTTGGCCCTGCACGAGGTAGTAGGCGCGTACGCCATTGTGGTGCTGAGCAAGGACGACCCGAACCAGCTGATTGCCGCTCGTAAAGGCTCTCCCCTAGTTATTGGCGTAGGCAAGGATGAGTTTTTCTTGGCCTCCGATGCAACTCCCATCATTGAGTACACCAACGAGGTAGTATACGTCAACGACTACGAAATTGCGGTTATCCGCGACGGCAAGCTCGACATCCGCACGAAAGAAGACGTGCAGCAGACGCCCTACATCCAGAAGCTGGAGATGGAGCTCGACAGCATAGAGAAAGGTGGCTACGAGCACTTCATGCTCAAGGAAATTTTTGAGCAGCCTCGCTCTATTCTCGACTCCATGCGCGGCCGCTTAGAGCTGGAAGCCGGTCACCTGAACATGGGCGGCATCCGGGCCTACGAGCGCAAGTTTGTTAATGCCGACCGTATTATCATCGTGGCCTGCGGTACGTCGTGGCACGCTGGTTTGGTGGCAGAGTACCTGATTGAGGACTTGGCCCGCATTCCGGTTGAAGTAGAATACGCTTCGGAGTTCCGCTACCGCAACCCCATCATCACCGAGCGCGACATTGTAATTGCCATTTCGCAGTCGGGCGAGACGGCCGATACTCTGGCCGCTATTGAGCTGGCGAAAAGCAAGGGCGCTACCATCTTCGGTATCTGCAACGTGGTAGGCTCGAGCATTGCCCGCGCCACCGATGCTGGTGCCTACACCCACGCCGGCCCCGAAATCGGAGTGGCTTCGACCAAAGCCTTTACCGCTCAGGTAACTGTACTGACTCTGCTGGCCATGATTGTAGGCCACAAGCGCGGTACCCTTACCGACTCGAAGATGCGGGAACTGATGGTAGAGTTGAGCAATATTCCTGCGAAAGTAGAGCAGGCTTTGAAACTCAACGATGAGATTGAAGCCATTGCCGAGATTTTCCGCGACGTACCAAACTTCCTCTACCTGGGCCGTGGTTACAACTTCCCAGTAGCCCTGGAAGGTGCGCTGAAGCTGAAGGAAATCAGCTACATCCACGCTGAGGGTTACCCCGCGGCCGAGATGAAGCATGGTCCGATTGCCTTGATCGATGAGAACATGCCGGTGGTGGTTATTGCTACCAAAGACAGCTCCTACGAGAAGGTTGTATCGAACATTCAGGAGGTGAAGGCCCGCAAAGGCCGCATCATTGCCGTAGTAACGGAAGGCGACACAGTAATTCCGGCTATGGCCGAGTTCACCATTGAAGTGCCTGCTACCAGCGAAGTACTGATGCCGTTGGTATCGGTAGTTCCGCTACAGTTGCTCTCCTACCACATCGCCGTGCTCCGCGGCTGCAACGTGGACCAGCCTCGTAACCTGGCTAAGTCCGTAACGGTTGAGTAA